The Plasmodium vivax chromosome 13, whole genome shotgun sequence nucleotide sequence GGTCAAAGTTGTCCGGGGCCCCCGCCCCCTGGGTAGCGGTGTCGCTTCCaatgccgcttcccccagcGAAGAGCCCTGCAAAGGTCCCACGGTCTAACCTCTTCGTATGGTCCAGCAGCAAATACGCGTAATAGTCAAACTGGTGGAAGCTAATGGGCGCCTTGAAAATGGTGGTGCTCATGTAAAGCCCGTTCTTGCACATCTCGTGAATGAGTTTGGCGCACAAAAGGTTCTTCAAATGGAGGAGGTGAAATATTACGCTCACAAATTTTACCCAAACCAAGTGGACATGCATAACCTTATCATTGTTGAAACAAAGCAAGCTGTGGTTGCTCAGGACAATCGTTCTTACGTTAGTCATTCCGGTGTAGTAGGAGTCAAAGTACAGGACACTTAGAGGATGAAACTGCAGATTTACTTCGTCGTTTATTTGCTTCTCCAAAATTTCTTTGTCATCTTCATagcaggagaagaagtcATCCCGTTCGATGATGTCCCCATCAGAGGTGCATGCCGATCCAGGGGAGTCCTTATGCTTCCCCATCTCATTAGTCTCCCTCTTTTTGGTAAGTCTCTCTTTGAATagggccttcttcttctgcgtcCCGCTGCTAGCCAATTTGATGGCGTCAATTTTGGTCTGCCTCAAGTTTgcgccgctttgccgctgcTCATTGCGGGGGTCCCCCCGGAGAAGGGTGCAGGCACCATCACCGTTGATACGGCTGATACGGTTGACATGGCTGACACCGTTGACACCGCTGATACGGCTGACCGGGCCACCCCCTTCATGGTGGGCCTCCTCCATGCGCGCGCGCTCCCGGGCTGCACCCCGCTGGGCCATCTTCCCCGTGAGGGAAGCCATCTCGTAGCTGCCACTCTTCACACGCCGGTAGTACTCATCGTATCGATCTCGGTTAACCAAATTGGCCAAACCAGCCAAAGTCATATTCTCGAAAATAGCATTATCGTTCAAATTGAAGATgctaaagaaaaaggattttttttttttcttcagagACAAAAAGTTCATCGCCTTCTTCAGGGTGTTTCCACTGTCCGTTTCGTTCCGCCCAGGTATCGGTATAACAATGTGGGGGGTGATAAAATAGTTTAGCAGGACGAAGGACACGTACCCGAACTTATCCGCCACGGCGATGATCACTAGGTGGTTGCAGTACAGCAGGCCGATGCTGCGGTAGGTGGAGCTCCTCAGGCAGTTCACAACGTAGGGCACGTAGCAGAAGGCGGCCCCGGCGCGGTAGCGGCTACGGTGAGCACTGCCGGGGACGCTTCCCCCACCGCCAAACCCTTCACCGTTGAACCCTTCACCGCCGCCCACATCGCCGTTTGCATAGCCGCTTCCCCAGGTGACCCCCCGCCCAGCGCGCTGCTCCCCAGGATCGAAACTCACCCACACGTCTCTTTCCCTGTACTCCCGCACGGAGACCCCTCGGAAGTGATCATAATGGGTAAGGAAATCCTCCGCGTACTCCTCATCCAGGCCTTCCCCCTCACCGCGCTGCATATCGGAACGCTGCCCATCACCTTGCTGCCCATCAGCACCCTCCCCAGTGGTGCCTGCGCCTTTCTCCACGCCCCTCTGCCGAATCCGGCTCAACTCGCGCATCAGGAAGTAGCTCACGTACCACTCACTCGTGATGATCGGGGTGTATATTAAGATGAGGCCATCCTTCAAAAGAACAAAGAGGCAGGTTTCTATCCAGGGGATATTTTCACTGGGGGCACCAAAGCAGTAGTCTACGACGAGGTTTTTgtatttgttctttttagCTAGCTGCTTCTTTTCCCTGCTTAGGATTTGGTCAGAGGGGGGATCGGTTCTGCCTCTTGATGAGTCCACCACTAAATGGGTGCTTATGGAATGGTTGCTCgacgcattttttcccttcccatCCATGTGTGTTGCGCTCATATTGGTGTAcccttcttcatcattttggacTGGTAAGCAATTTGCCTTATCGTGACTGGGGGATTTTTCTACCCCTTGTGTGTTGTTACCATTGCAGTGTGGAGGGCCCCCCCTCTGCATCTGCTCGGTGCTACTCTTACCAGACACCTCATCTGGCAAGTGGAGAGACGAATTgatctcccccattttgaacagctccttttttatgtcttccaaattttccttcttcaattttCGATGGATGACATCCATATGTGGAATGACGATTTTGACTTCCTCCCTGGCTTCCCCCTCTACATTAATTAGGCGAATTACGGACCTAAATTTACAGGGGAAAAATTTAGATGCCTCCACATGTTCATAAGTTAATAAGGACACTACATGGTTGGACTTGTGAAACCACTCCGCtttgataatttttcttttcgatGGAATGTCTAGATGTTTTCTGTGTAATAGGTACTGCCCTTggatgtagttttttttttttttttttttttttatgaggaTAAGTTCTTTGCTTGACAGAATGAATAtatcttcttcatttgggtCGACATGAATTTGGACGTAGAACCCATCTACTTCGACGTCATAGTTGGGGATCTCCACCGTCATCTCTTCGTACGAGCAAGGGGCACCGCTTCCGTGGCGATGCGTCCCTATGATTACGTAGCTGGTTGGGGGGTGGGCTCGCTCGCAACTGGGTCTTcttctcccatttggggagACTCCCCCGTTGAGCGCATCCCCCTGCTCGCTGAGGCTGTCTCCCCTTTTCGGGTTTCCCTCCCAGTGCGCGCCGCCGCCCCGGCCCAACTTCTCGCTCCACTGTCTCAGGATGAAGTACGCGCTGCTGTGCCCACGGCTGCCAACATCACCACGACCGCCATCTTCGCCAATTGCGCCAATTGCGCCATCTTCCCCACCTGCGCTGCTCGACGAATCGGGCGCAGCTGCCCCCCGCCTGAGGTGGCAAAACTTCAGGTCGAGCAGGTGGtcgtgcttcttcttcttaatcAGGTAGGACTCCTCGAAGGGGACATTTTTCTGCACGCAGTTAACTCTGCTCTGGTTGACTGCCAGCAGGGCGTACTCCAGCACGTTCTCCGACGAGCCATGTGGGTGCTGCCGCGTCATTTTTTAGCTGGCCTGTGTTCGCGCTGGGAAGGCGGCGCCGAGCACTCCAAGTGTAGTACTCCTAATCTgcgtaactttttttttgcgcccaaGGAACCTGTGCGGGGAAGACGCAGGCCGCTCAGATGGCAATACCTGGGACAGCTGCGTAAGCGTCCTCTCATTTGCGCCTCATAACGGTTACTTCttaaaggggggggaaaataaaacaaaagaggGGCTACATGTAAAGAAAGACCATTCCAATGAGAAGGAGGGGGTTTGCAAATAGCCGGAAAGGAGTTGACGCTTTGTTTTCTTCTAACGGAGCGGACGGTCACTACGCGTAAGTCGTTCGCAGGGATGTACATATGAAGTAAAAACGGGTATATGTGGTATACATGGTATACATGATATACGTGGTATACGCGCGTGGGCAGGAAGGTAGGCAGCTGTAGGGCAACCTGTAGGGAAAGCCGGCGTACACTCGAGCGACCTCCGCGTGGCAAACCTGTTCACCTCATGCAACGAGTGAGCAGAAAGCCGCATTCATTATTTCATTCACATACTGTTTGTTTCTCCGTTCATGCAAAATATGCCAAACGAAGAGGAGTGCCCCATTCGTTGGTCATTTCGTGTCGACTGGCGAGAACCCCTCATGtaagtaatttatttttttttatgaaaagaaaaaacgataCAGCAGCAGGTATGCCAAGGTGCAAGTCCGCAAGCATGAACAAGCGGCGACCTTATGTTTACGCATATTCGCCACTCTTCCCACGGGGGTTCTCCCCATCCCCCTTTCGCTTCACCTCTCATAAAATGGTTACCCTATTTTATGAGTCCCTCTGGAGCGCTTATACCGTTGCTACGTTCGATAGAGGCGAAaaacgaatttaaaaaaaaaaaaaaaagggagccacGAATGGCGCAGTTTTTAAGAGGCAAACACAAACGCGGGGGAAACGAATGAATAGGCTGGTTGTCAAACGGGCGCTGCTACGGCGCATCTGCGTGAGCAGCCAACGACTATATCGGCTGCCATCATACAGGGGCATATGAAGATGCCCCtacatatgaacaaaaaaaaaaaaaaaaaggggtgtaaaggggggaggggctaAAATGGGGGTTAAGATTCAGCTGGACCATACAAAGAAATGGGAGGCAGTGCTAATCTGGCTAATCGCCTAGCATTAAAGACGTCggccaaatggggagttCCAGGAGCTGCCCTGACTTGCTGCATTTACATTTCATTCCTCTCCACAGCCGATCAGACGCACATTGGTAGGTGCACACCCGTGCGGGTCGCTCCCCTGTGCAAGAGCTAGCGCAGGTAAAACGGGTCCACCTGCCAGTAGCCACCCTTGTACAGGATGAACCCCTCGTTGTTcactgcaaagggggggaagcgaaaatgtgaatgaaGATGTGCATGAAAATTCGTATGAATATGTGCATAGGCACGTAAATTTAAATCGCCATGTGGTCAGCCCTAAGAGTTCACGAAGCGACGTTCTACTTCGGCCCCAACAGTAGTACCCCCCCTCTCTGGCAACAACGTTTACATGTCTGCCGTGGAAAATTTCACCATCGCTTGGACACATGCTACATTGTGAAGAGGCCCTCTACCAGTTTGGCTTAAAGGGGGGCGGCAGTACGGCCGTAGGGGGCAACCCGCGGAAGGGTTTTGCGGCGGGGGATACGCATCACAGAAGCGGCACGAAAAGCGCCATAAAAACCTACCGTAGTGAATTAACGCTTCGTCCGAGATGTAGGACTCCGCTGCGAGGATGACCGACTTGGCCAGGTTACGCAGAtcctgcaaaaaaataaaaaaaatgcacagcaGTGTATCACGGTTTGGGGGAGTGAAGAGAGGAGTGGCGTGACGTGGCACCGGTAGCTACGGAAAGACCCCCCGAGCAGAGGCCATCTGGAGGGCCTCTCCACTTCGCTGCGCTGCGTTACGCTGCACTGCGCACCACGCCGCCGCTATCAACCCACCttgttgaaaattttattttcgcgcTGCTTGACCAGCTGGATGATGCCCTCCTTGAAGACGTTCGAAATGGCG carries:
- a CDS encoding hypothetical protein, conserved (encoded by transcript PVX_084590A) yields the protein MTRQHPHGSSENVLEYALLAVNQSRVNCVQKNVPFEESYLIKKKKHDHLLDLKFCHLRRGAAAPDSSSSAGGEDGAIGAIGEDGGRGDVGSRGHSSAYFILRQWSEKLGRGGGAHWEGNPKRGDSLSEQGDALNGGVSPNGRRRPSCERAHPPTSYVIIGTHRHGSGAPCSYEEMTVEIPNYDVEVDGFYVQIHVDPNEEDIFILSSKELILIKKKKKKKNYIQGQYLLHRKHLDIPSKRKIIKAEWFHKSNHVVSLLTYEHVEASKFFPCKFRSVIRLINVEGEAREEVKIVIPHMDVIHRKLKKENLEDIKKELFKMGEINSSLHLPDEVSGKSSTEQMQRGGPPHCNGNNTQGVEKSPSHDKANCLPVQNDEEGYTNMSATHMDGKGKNASSNHSISTHLVVDSSRGRTDPPSDQILSREKKQLAKKNKYKNLVVDYCFGAPSENIPWIETCLFVLLKDGLILIYTPIITSEWYVSYFLMRELSRIRQRGVEKGAGTTGEGADGQQGDGQRSDMQRGEGEGLDEEYAEDFLTHYDHFRGVSVREYRERDVWVSFDPGEQRAGRGVTWGSGYANGDVGGGEGFNGEGFGGGGSVPGSAHRSRYRAGAAFCYVPYVVNCLRSSTYRSIGLLYCNHLVIIAVADKFGYVSFVLLNYFITPHIVIPIPGRNETDSGNTLKKAMNFLSLKKKKKSFFFSIFNLNDNAIFENMTLAGLANLVNRDRYDEYYRRVKSGSYEMASLTGKMAQRGAARERARMEEAHHEGGGPVSRISGVNGVSHVNRISRINGDGACTLLRGDPRNEQRQSGANLRQTKIDAIKLASSGTQKKKALFKERLTKKRETNEMGKHKDSPGSACTSDGDIIERDDFFSCYEDDKEILEKQINDEVNLQFHPLSVLYFDSYYTGMTNVRTIVLSNHSLLCFNNDKVMHVHLVWVKFVSVIFHLLHLKNLLCAKLIHEMCKNGLYMSTTIFKAPISFHQFDYYAYLLLDHTKRLDRGTFAGLFAGGSGIGSDTATQGAGAPDNFDRLQSSALYDVQCVLHPVVVQESNSGGSGGRCGSGGASQGSHPPSEVYCIFTHFVNLDSQRKEKLFMSRNINFFTSSVYKNLFLIYDCFKLRIVSRPESSNLPAEGTKNTLLLVREKRKCKPVCHIPPQAKLRNFYISTEVVDDDSMDLNTYANMLSLYVNSRCNDYMNSLIKRSFIFYQGRGALCSMFLNRDAATKGESTLRRGVNAVGPRKMITHMCRGSVGVSSSPRLPLCSESNHVGELSPRSAALLWGKHVENVRGESSYLTHGRLTPNGRSATTGNHQLHSTEEIDFLKHVFVILHSNDNEGGNDIHGKNPMCEESTSAVCKKYNCGVGSTVEQVNPETLINDIKVHVLKGDSKKCENLPCTMLLKKLIKVKNDYIHVKDYFLKKKKINLDSLPSDIKGKINFLEQVVQVYYFFLDLNFYYENKFEKIKKRIIHSLGVDVIHFVKSHASLQNMSKALIEKNATLVKDIQLCYQKHQLIRDKFNLLRKRILLHSLVNSQRFAGKLASLNAG